GCATAACAACAGCCGCCGCAAACTGATTATAGGTATAAGGGATTACGTCACGAAGCATCTTACCTTCACGCAGATGAAGATGCATATCTATAGGAGTGTTCAGAGTAATCATAGGTAGCCTTTTTTATGTAATTTTATCATAAGTTATAAAGTAGAAAAAAAGAGATTAAAGAACAAATTTGATATCCTTGTGTTCCTGAAGTCTTTTGAAAAACTCGTTTCTTTCCTCTTCGCTTGTAACGTAAGCTTCGAATTTTTGAGAGTGGTATTTACCGTGGGATTTATTGTCTTCCACGTT
This genomic interval from Nautilia profundicola AmH contains the following:
- a CDS encoding DUF493 domain-containing protein — protein: MSEKENKIEYPRMWGFRIIGEDKEKMRQAVKECINNQECNVEDNKSHGKYHSQKFEAYVTSEEERNEFFKRLQEHKDIKFVL